A stretch of Brassica napus cultivar Da-Ae chromosome C6, Da-Ae, whole genome shotgun sequence DNA encodes these proteins:
- the LOC106411854 gene encoding patatin-like phospholipase domain-containing protein 4: protein MAISLLPRPFISLRSTKIFNLPPRIFALRLSCSFSSDGSTGNPENRSFSVATGDMFIHIASRLLKRSNQRSPPVDHGDRIGTVTEDVTEPGMIWEQSVEDVEADEKERRVITSPGFSFSAAGLLFPYHLGVAQLLIEKGYITDTTPLAGASAGAIVCATITSGASMQEALEATKVLAHDCQRNGTAFRLGAVLRDSMEKSLPDDIHIRSNGRVRVAITQVLWKPRGLLVDQFDSKSDLIDAVIASAFIPGYLAPMPATMFRNRVCVDGGLTLFMPPTAVAKTVQVCAFSASNFELKGIGISPDCNPLNKATSRQLLNWALEPAEDEVLEKLFELGYADAAAWSEMNPAEELVYDDSTPSAQEIQAS, encoded by the exons ATGGCGATCTCTCTTCTTCCCCGACCTTTCATCTCGCTCCGTTCAACTAAAATCTTCAACCTTCCACCGAGGATTTTCGCCCTTAGGCTATCATGCTCCTTTTCTTCTGATGGGTCCACCGGAAATCCAGAGAATAGATCTTTCTCTGTTGCCACTGGTGACATGTTCATCCATATCGCATCAAGGCTTTTAAAGAGATCCAACCAACGCTCGCCTCCGGTTGATCATGGAGATAGGATAGGAACAGTAACTGAAGATGTGACAGAGCCAGGGATGATATGGGAACAGAGCGTCGAAGATGTAGAGGCTGATGAGAAAGAGAGGAGGGTAATCACAAGCCCTGGGTTTAGCTTCTCTGCTGCTGGTCTTTTGTTCCCTTATCATCTTGGTGTTGCTCAGTTACTCATCGAGAAGGGTTACATCACG GACACTACTCCTTTGGCAGGAGCTTCTGCTGGTGCTATTGTATGTGCTACAATAACCTCAGGAGCATCAATGCAAGAAGCCCTTGAAGCTACCAAGGTTCTTGCTCATGATTGCCAACGCAATGGCACTGCTTTTCGTCTTGGG GCTGTCCTTAGAGATTCTATGGAGAAATCACTGCCGGATGATATTCATATTAGGTCCAATGGCAGAGTTCGTG TTGCCATCACACAGGTGTTATGGAAACCTAGAGGTTTACTGGTGGATCAGTTCGACTCCAAAAGCGACCTTATCGATGCAGTTATTGCATCTGCCTTTATACCAGG ATATCTTGCACCAATGCCTGCAACCATGTTCCGTAATCGAGTTTGTGTTGATGGAGGCTTGACATTGTTTATGCCACCAACCGCTGTTGCTAAAACA GTTCAAGTTTGTGCGTTTTCGGCGAGTAATTTCGAATTAAAGGGTATTGGGATCAGCCCGGATTGCAACCCTCTAAACAAGGCAACCTCAAGACAA CTATTGAATTGGGCACTGGAGCCAGCAGAGGACGAGGTGTTAGAGAAGTTGTTTGAGCTAGGTTACGCAGATGCAGCTGCCTGGTCTGAGATGAATCCAGCCGAGGAACTGGTATATGATGATAGTACTCCTTCAGCACAAGAGATTCAAGCCAGTTAG